The following are from one region of the Mesorhizobium sp. B2-8-5 genome:
- the kdpA gene encoding potassium-transporting ATPase subunit KdpA — protein MTINGWIQILVYCGILLLLVKPLGFYMYRVFSGDRTLLSPVLVPIERGLYRLAGTSDREEQHWAVYATGMLLFNLAGLLVLYALQRLQGVLPYNPAGMTAVDPQLAFNTAASFITNTNWQNYGGESTMSYLVQMAGLTVQNFVSAATGIAIAIALIRGFARASGKSIGNFWVDLTRCTLYVLLPLCIVLTLAYVWLGIPQTLGPYVDATTLEGAKQTIALGPVASQVAIKMLGTNGGGFFNANAAHPFENPDAISNLIQMLSIFALGAGLTNVFGRMVGNQRQGWAILASMGVLFLIGVAVCYWAEAAGNPLVHALGIDGGNMEGKETRFGIAASALFAVITTAASCGAVNAMHDSFTALGGMIPLINMQLGEVIVGGVGAGFYGILMFVVVAVFVAGLMVGRTPEYLGKKIEAREVKMAMLAILCLPLAMLIFTAIAVVLPSAVASMANGGPHGFTEVLYAYTSAAANNGSAFGGLSGNTPWYNLTMAVGMLMGRFLVIIPALAITGSLAAKKTVPASAGTFPTDGTLFVGLLVGVIVIVGGLTFFPSLAVGPIVEHLAMIHGQTF, from the coding sequence ATGACCATAAATGGCTGGATACAGATCCTCGTCTATTGCGGCATCCTGCTTTTGCTCGTGAAGCCGCTCGGCTTCTATATGTACCGCGTCTTCAGCGGCGATCGCACCTTGCTGTCGCCGGTGCTCGTCCCTATCGAGCGTGGCCTCTATCGCCTCGCCGGCACGAGCGACAGGGAAGAACAGCACTGGGCCGTCTACGCGACGGGCATGCTGCTCTTCAATCTCGCCGGCCTGCTGGTCCTTTACGCGCTGCAGCGGCTGCAGGGCGTGCTGCCCTACAATCCCGCGGGCATGACCGCGGTCGACCCGCAGCTGGCCTTCAACACCGCCGCCAGCTTCATCACCAACACCAACTGGCAGAACTACGGCGGCGAAAGCACGATGTCCTATCTCGTGCAGATGGCCGGCCTCACCGTCCAGAACTTCGTCTCGGCCGCTACCGGTATTGCCATCGCGATCGCCTTGATCCGCGGCTTCGCACGCGCCTCCGGCAAGTCGATCGGCAATTTCTGGGTCGACCTCACCCGCTGCACGCTCTACGTGCTCCTGCCGCTCTGCATCGTGCTGACGCTTGCCTATGTGTGGCTCGGCATCCCGCAGACCCTTGGGCCGTATGTCGATGCCACCACGCTGGAGGGCGCCAAGCAGACGATCGCGCTCGGGCCGGTCGCGTCGCAGGTCGCCATCAAGATGCTCGGCACCAATGGCGGCGGCTTCTTCAACGCCAACGCCGCGCATCCGTTCGAGAATCCGGACGCCATCTCCAACCTGATCCAGATGCTGTCGATCTTCGCGCTCGGCGCCGGCCTCACCAATGTCTTCGGCCGCATGGTCGGCAACCAGCGCCAAGGCTGGGCGATCCTCGCCTCGATGGGCGTGCTGTTCCTCATCGGCGTCGCCGTCTGCTACTGGGCCGAGGCTGCCGGCAACCCGCTGGTCCATGCGCTCGGCATCGACGGCGGCAACATGGAAGGCAAGGAGACGCGCTTCGGTATCGCCGCCTCGGCGCTGTTCGCGGTCATCACCACGGCCGCCTCCTGCGGCGCCGTCAACGCCATGCACGATAGTTTCACAGCGCTCGGCGGCATGATCCCGCTGATCAACATGCAGCTCGGCGAAGTCATCGTCGGCGGTGTCGGCGCCGGCTTCTACGGCATCCTGATGTTCGTCGTCGTCGCCGTCTTCGTCGCCGGTCTGATGGTCGGCCGCACGCCGGAATATCTCGGCAAGAAGATCGAGGCCAGGGAGGTCAAGATGGCGATGCTTGCCATCCTGTGCCTGCCGCTGGCGATGCTGATCTTCACGGCCATCGCCGTTGTCCTGCCAAGCGCGGTGGCCTCGATGGCCAATGGCGGCCCGCACGGCTTCACCGAGGTGCTCTACGCCTATACTTCGGCGGCCGCGAACAACGGCTCGGCCTTCGGCGGCCTCTCCGGCAACACGCCCTGGTATAATCTGACCATGGCTGTCGGCATGCTGATGGGCCGCTTCCTGGTCATTATCCCGGCTTTGGCCATCACCGGCTCGCTCGCCGCCAAGAAGACCGTGCCTGCCTCCGCCGGGACCTTCCCGACCGACGGCACGCTGTTCGTCGG
- a CDS encoding K(+)-transporting ATPase subunit F, which yields MLFDYILGGAVTLFLLAYLTYALIRPERF from the coding sequence ATGCTTTTCGACTACATCCTCGGCGGCGCGGTGACCTTGTTCCTGCTTGCCTACCTCACCTACGCGCTGATCCGCCCAGAGCGCTTCTGA
- a CDS encoding amidase has protein sequence MVAISKSLLETYTQSDALALAGLVKRGEVSPAELVEAAITMIERLNPELNAVVHRLYDLARAQAASVDKNAPFAGVPYLLKELASSWTGAPLTNSCRYLKDFVADSDSEVVRRIKAAGLILVGKSNAPENGWSITTEPKLYGTTKNPWKEGVTPGGSSGGAAAAIASRMVSIAEASDGAGSIRVPASCCGIVGLKPSRGRVSLAPFGDYWYGGAYFLCCSRTIRDTAAYLDAVAGTLPGDAYTPPVPADSWLSLSARAPKKLHIGFSVTPPNGTAIDPDVKATVLSTVAALERLGHDIEEHDMPLDSDAVWKIYTDMTCVQTAATFGFLETLVGRPVTPNDVEPLTWAIIQRGRATSGIKHISDVEQLRLIGRDIVGDLNPYDIFITPTLTQLPRPLGYYDMSETDLDRYNAKWGDAVFNFPFNISGLPAISLPLGQSAGGVPIGVQLVGRYGDEAMVLALSTQLEGEMPWKDRRPGTGL, from the coding sequence ATGGTCGCGATCTCGAAGAGCTTGCTCGAAACCTACACCCAGTCCGACGCGCTGGCTCTCGCCGGACTTGTGAAGCGCGGCGAGGTTTCTCCCGCCGAGCTCGTCGAAGCGGCGATCACCATGATCGAGCGCCTGAACCCGGAACTCAACGCGGTCGTCCATCGTCTCTACGACCTGGCGCGCGCCCAGGCGGCGTCGGTTGACAAGAACGCGCCCTTCGCTGGGGTTCCCTATCTACTCAAGGAGCTCGCTTCGTCCTGGACCGGCGCGCCTCTCACCAATTCCTGCCGCTACCTCAAGGACTTCGTCGCCGATTCCGACAGCGAGGTGGTGCGACGCATCAAGGCGGCTGGCCTTATCCTCGTCGGGAAATCCAACGCGCCGGAAAACGGCTGGTCGATCACCACTGAGCCGAAACTCTACGGCACGACGAAGAACCCGTGGAAGGAAGGCGTCACGCCGGGCGGCTCGAGCGGCGGCGCTGCTGCCGCGATCGCCTCGCGCATGGTCTCGATCGCCGAAGCCAGCGACGGCGCCGGCTCGATCCGCGTTCCGGCTTCCTGCTGCGGCATTGTCGGCCTGAAGCCATCGCGCGGCCGCGTCAGCCTGGCGCCCTTCGGCGACTATTGGTATGGCGGCGCCTATTTCCTCTGCTGCTCGCGAACGATCCGCGACACCGCCGCCTATCTCGACGCGGTGGCCGGCACCCTGCCCGGCGACGCCTACACGCCGCCGGTGCCGGCGGACAGCTGGCTCAGCCTTTCCGCGCGAGCGCCGAAGAAACTGCACATCGGCTTTTCCGTCACGCCGCCCAACGGCACGGCGATTGATCCTGACGTCAAGGCAACCGTGCTCTCCACGGTCGCCGCGCTGGAACGTCTCGGCCACGACATCGAGGAGCACGACATGCCGCTCGACTCCGATGCCGTCTGGAAGATCTACACCGACATGACCTGCGTGCAGACGGCTGCCACTTTCGGCTTCCTGGAGACGCTGGTCGGCCGCCCCGTCACGCCGAACGATGTCGAACCGTTGACCTGGGCGATCATCCAGCGCGGCCGCGCGACCAGCGGCATCAAGCATATTTCGGATGTCGAGCAGTTGAGGTTGATCGGCCGCGATATCGTCGGCGACCTCAACCCCTATGACATCTTCATCACCCCGACGCTGACGCAACTGCCGCGTCCGCTCGGCTATTACGACATGTCGGAGACCGATCTCGATCGTTACAACGCCAAATGGGGCGACGCGGTCTTCAACTTCCCCTTCAACATCTCCGGCCTGCCGGCGATCTCGCTGCCGCTCGGGCAGTCGGCCGGCGGCGTGCCGATCGGCGTCCAGCTCGTCGGCCGTTACGGCGACGAGGCGATGGTGCTCGCGCTTTCCACGCAGTTGGAAGGGGAGATGCCGTGGAAGGATCGGCGGCCGGGAACTGGATTATAA
- a CDS encoding Gfo/Idh/MocA family protein, with product MADKVKILVVGLGNMGASHASAYHRSDGFEIVGIMSRSIKSNKKIPKELAGYPLYEDFDLALKETKPDAVSINSWPNTHAEYALKAIAANCHVFMEKPLATNIADAEKVVAAARAKNRKLVLGYILRVHPSWIKFIEVGKTLGKPLVMRLNLNQQSSGTAWHWHKNLIDSLIPIVDCGVHYVDVMCQLTGAKPVRVHGIGAKLWAEADKQNYGHLHVTFDDGSVGWYEAGWGPMMSETAYFVKDVVGPKGAVSIVAGQSGSSAKDAEEVSDSADIDRHTKTDALKIHYAQVDGDKNFAKPDEIVSMEDEPGHQELCDREQAFFLRAIREDLDLTEQMDAAVNSLRIVLAAEQSIAEKRTVELA from the coding sequence ATGGCCGACAAAGTGAAAATTCTGGTGGTTGGTCTGGGCAATATGGGCGCTTCGCATGCCAGCGCCTATCACCGCTCCGACGGCTTCGAGATCGTCGGCATCATGAGCCGCAGCATCAAGAGCAACAAGAAGATCCCGAAAGAACTCGCCGGCTACCCGCTCTACGAGGATTTCGACCTGGCGCTGAAGGAGACCAAGCCGGACGCGGTCTCCATCAACAGCTGGCCGAACACGCACGCCGAATACGCGCTGAAGGCGATCGCCGCCAACTGCCATGTGTTCATGGAAAAGCCGCTGGCCACCAACATCGCGGACGCCGAAAAGGTTGTGGCCGCGGCGCGGGCGAAGAACCGCAAGCTGGTGCTGGGCTACATCCTGCGCGTCCACCCGTCCTGGATCAAATTCATCGAGGTCGGCAAGACGCTCGGCAAGCCGTTGGTGATGCGCCTGAACCTCAACCAGCAGAGCAGCGGCACCGCCTGGCACTGGCACAAGAACCTGATCGATTCGCTGATCCCGATCGTCGACTGCGGCGTGCACTATGTCGACGTCATGTGCCAGCTGACCGGCGCCAAGCCGGTGCGCGTGCACGGCATCGGCGCAAAACTCTGGGCCGAGGCCGACAAGCAGAATTACGGCCATTTGCACGTCACCTTCGATGACGGCTCGGTCGGCTGGTATGAGGCGGGCTGGGGCCCGATGATGAGCGAGACGGCCTATTTCGTGAAGGACGTGGTCGGTCCCAAGGGCGCCGTCTCGATCGTCGCCGGCCAATCGGGCAGCAGCGCCAAGGACGCTGAGGAGGTGTCTGATTCCGCCGACATCGACCGCCACACCAAGACCGACGCGCTGAAGATCCATTATGCGCAGGTCGACGGCGACAAGAATTTTGCCAAGCCCGACGAGATCGTCAGCATGGAAGACGAACCTGGCCACCAGGAGCTTTGCGACCGTGAGCAGGCCTTCTTCCTGCGCGCCATCCGCGAGGATCTTGATTTGACCGAGCAGATGGATGCCGCGGTGAACAGCCTGCGCATCGTGCTGGCGGCCGAGCAGAGCATCGCGGAAAAGCGCACCGTCGAGCTGGCCTAA